CAGCTGAGTACTTCTATTCATACAGAGCAGATCGAAACATGGTCTTTTCAGCCGGCGGAACAGCATGCTGTTTTTGTGGAAGTACAACATGTGATGCCTTCCCTTAAAATGTGGCATCACCTGATCCTTGGCCCGGTGTTCAATAGCATCTCCAAACCCGGATACACAGGGCGTTTGCAGGAGATGAAAAATATACCGGCCAACACTTTAGCCATTGGCGGTATTACGCAATATAACATCGGCCGTTTAAAACCGATGGGGTTTTGCGGTGCCGTTTTATTAGGGGCTATATGGAATGATCCATTCAATGCAGTACCTACTTATCAATCAATATACGCTGCATGGAACCGTACGTGATGAGCCTTGCCGGTCTTGATCCCACAGGGGGAGCCGGTTTGCTGGCAGACATAAAAACATTTGAAGCACACCGGTTGAATGGACTGGGTGTTTGCACAGCATTAACAGCGCAAACAGATGAT
This DNA window, taken from Chitinophaga niabensis, encodes the following:
- a CDS encoding thiamine phosphate synthase, which encodes MATSPEAIPGELSHINSLLYAGLDVLLLRKPGFSAAQYEGLLRGIDPLFFSQIMIAGQPALVEKYGLRGLHMSEAFRTSVKPDGFAGNGYQLSTSIHTEQIETWSFQPAEQHAVFVEVQHVMPSLKMWHHLILGPVFNSISKPGYTGRLQEMKNIPANTLAIGGITQYNIGRLKPMGFCGAVLLGAIWNDPFNAVPTYQSIYAAWNRT